The Peribacillus simplex genome contains a region encoding:
- a CDS encoding murein hydrolase activator EnvC family protein — protein MKKNIIAMNASIMIGLGSILAAPSVYAESISNLEKQKESIQEKRSGVESNISETEKKIDNLQDKQMTAEDQIAALEAKIAESAKKIDAKNAEITQTKKEIEALKEEIKVLKERIAKRNEVLKERALSFQETGGDVNYLEVLFGSSSFGDLVDRVGAVATIAEADRDILKQHELDKKDLEEKQKAVETKLASLEVAKAELLEIQKQQKQQKQEKDALVKKLKQQTKKHEDEKMGLEEEKANLAAQEKAIKSAISLEHQRLAELEAARKKAAAEAKKRAEQEAAQAAAQAASQASQASETKKQSTSSGYSAKSNSSSPSSQSSSNVSQAPAVSSGTFTRPSAGYVSSTMGERWNKQHAGIDIAASGTVPVVAAADGVVSRSYFSSSYGNVVFVTHSIGGQQWTTVYAHLSSRQVGEGAVVAKGQQVGIMGNTGHSFGQHLHFELHKGPWNYSKSNAVNPLDYIPN, from the coding sequence TTGAAAAAAAATATCATTGCCATGAATGCCTCCATCATGATCGGGTTGGGAAGCATTCTAGCGGCACCTTCGGTTTATGCTGAGTCGATTTCGAATTTAGAAAAACAGAAAGAATCCATCCAGGAAAAACGTTCCGGTGTTGAATCGAATATTTCCGAAACGGAAAAGAAAATCGATAACCTGCAGGATAAGCAAATGACAGCAGAAGATCAAATCGCTGCCCTTGAAGCGAAAATTGCCGAGTCCGCAAAAAAGATCGATGCCAAAAATGCTGAAATTACACAAACGAAAAAAGAAATCGAGGCATTGAAAGAAGAGATTAAAGTATTAAAAGAGCGGATCGCCAAACGTAATGAAGTATTGAAGGAAAGGGCCCTTTCTTTCCAGGAGACTGGCGGGGACGTGAACTACCTTGAAGTATTATTCGGATCATCCAGTTTTGGGGATTTAGTTGACCGTGTCGGAGCTGTAGCGACAATCGCTGAAGCCGACCGCGATATTTTAAAGCAGCATGAGCTGGATAAAAAGGATCTAGAAGAAAAGCAAAAAGCAGTAGAAACGAAGCTAGCCAGTTTAGAAGTGGCAAAAGCTGAATTATTGGAAATTCAAAAGCAGCAAAAACAGCAGAAGCAAGAAAAGGATGCTTTGGTTAAGAAATTAAAGCAACAAACTAAAAAGCATGAAGACGAGAAGATGGGTCTAGAGGAAGAGAAAGCGAATCTTGCCGCTCAAGAAAAAGCAATCAAATCTGCCATCAGCTTAGAGCATCAACGTCTTGCCGAATTGGAAGCAGCCCGTAAAAAAGCGGCAGCCGAAGCGAAAAAACGTGCAGAGCAAGAAGCAGCGCAAGCGGCAGCACAAGCAGCTTCTCAAGCATCACAAGCATCCGAAACTAAAAAGCAATCCACTTCTTCAGGATATAGTGCAAAAAGCAACAGCTCATCACCATCTTCACAATCTTCGTCTAATGTAAGTCAAGCGCCAGCTGTATCATCTGGTACATTCACTAGACCAAGTGCAGGATATGTATCTTCAACAATGGGTGAACGCTGGAATAAACAGCATGCCGGCATCGATATCGCTGCTAGCGGAACGGTTCCAGTTGTAGCGGCAGCCGACGGGGTCGTAAGCCGTTCTTACTTCTCCAGTTCATACGGTAACGTCGTCTTCGTTACCCATTCAATCGGCGGCCAGCAATGGACTACTGTGTATGCACACTTAAGTTCTAGACAGGTAGGCGAAGGTGCTGTAGTTGCCAAAGGTCAACAAGTTGGCATCATGGGTAACACAGGACATTCCTTCGGTCAGCATTTACACTTTGAGCTACATAAAGGCCCATGGAATTATAGCAAGTCAAATGCTGTTAATCCATTAGACTATATACCTAATTAA
- the ftsX gene encoding permease-like cell division protein FtsX — protein MKFRTLLRHFRESFKNIGRNGWMTFASVSAVTVTLTLVGVFLVLMMNLNHIAGNVEKDVEVRAHIDNAANDDDIKAIGKQITEMNGIESVIFSPKDEELTNLIDDLGDNGDAFKPFEQDNPLRDVYVIKTKSPQDVIKVAKKIEGLEYIQSVKYGQGYVEKLFSFVNIARNIGIVLIVGLLFTAMFLISNTIKITIVARRKEIEIMRLVGATNTFIRWPFFLEGLWLGVLGSIIPIGLIAVLYYNLYKYAAPQITFKFIDFLPANPFIYQVSAILIVIGAVIGIWGSLMSVRKFLKV, from the coding sequence ATGAAATTTAGAACATTGCTCCGTCACTTCCGTGAAAGTTTTAAAAATATTGGCCGTAATGGATGGATGACGTTTGCTTCAGTCAGTGCAGTAACGGTCACTCTAACATTGGTTGGCGTCTTTTTAGTGCTCATGATGAATTTAAATCATATCGCGGGAAATGTGGAGAAAGATGTCGAAGTTCGGGCACATATTGATAATGCGGCGAATGATGACGATATAAAAGCTATTGGTAAGCAAATTACGGAGATGAACGGCATAGAATCAGTGATTTTCTCTCCAAAAGATGAAGAGCTTACCAATTTAATAGATGATTTGGGAGATAATGGTGATGCGTTTAAACCATTTGAACAGGATAATCCATTAAGGGACGTTTATGTTATCAAAACGAAATCCCCGCAAGATGTCATCAAGGTGGCAAAAAAGATCGAAGGTTTGGAGTATATCCAAAGTGTTAAATATGGACAAGGCTACGTCGAGAAACTATTCAGCTTTGTTAATATTGCTAGAAACATAGGGATCGTTCTTATTGTAGGCTTACTATTTACTGCAATGTTCCTGATTTCGAATACGATTAAAATTACCATTGTAGCCAGAAGAAAAGAAATTGAGATCATGAGGTTGGTAGGAGCGACGAATACGTTCATCCGTTGGCCATTCTTCTTGGAGGGTCTCTGGTTGGGAGTCCTTGGTTCCATCATTCCGATAGGTCTGATAGCAGTACTCTACTACAATCTATATAAATATGCAGCACCGCAAATCACGTTCAAATTCATAGATTTCCTGCCTGCAAATCCATTTATTTATCAAGTTTCGGCCATCCTCATCGTAATTGGTGCCGTTATCGGGATATGGGGCAGCTTGATGTCCGTCAGGAAGTTCTTGAAAGTATAA
- the ftsE gene encoding cell division ATP-binding protein FtsE, producing MIEMIDVKKTYPNGVIAINGINVKIKAGEFVYVVGPSGAGKSTFIKMMYREEKPTSGNILVNGLSLPSIRNSKVPLFRRNIGMVFQDFKLLQTFTAYENVAFAMEVIEKEPEEIKKRVMEVLDLVGIKHKARMLPSELSGGEQQRVAIARSIVNDPKVVIADEPTGNLDPETSWEIMNIFEEINKRGTTLVMATHNRDIVNNIKRRVIAIESGKIVRDEHRGDYGYEI from the coding sequence ATGATAGAAATGATAGATGTGAAAAAGACATATCCAAATGGCGTAATTGCCATTAATGGAATCAATGTGAAAATAAAGGCAGGCGAGTTCGTTTATGTAGTGGGTCCGAGCGGTGCCGGAAAATCGACCTTCATCAAAATGATGTATAGGGAAGAAAAGCCTACAAGCGGTAATATCTTGGTCAATGGCCTCAGCCTTCCAAGTATCCGCAATTCGAAAGTTCCTCTATTCCGCCGTAATATCGGTATGGTATTCCAAGATTTTAAACTCCTTCAAACATTCACTGCATATGAAAATGTAGCTTTTGCCATGGAAGTTATTGAAAAGGAACCAGAAGAAATCAAAAAGAGAGTCATGGAAGTTCTCGATCTGGTTGGCATTAAACATAAAGCGAGGATGCTGCCTTCCGAGTTATCCGGTGGGGAGCAGCAAAGGGTTGCAATAGCCCGTTCGATCGTCAATGACCCTAAGGTAGTCATAGCCGACGAGCCTACAGGTAATCTTGATCCCGAAACATCATGGGAAATCATGAACATATTTGAAGAAATTAATAAACGCGGAACTACGCTTGTCATGGCCACTCATAATAGGGACATCGTCAACAATATTAAACGACGTGTCATTGCCATTGAAAGTGGAAAAATAGTTCGCGATGAACATCGAGGTGATTACGGATATGAAATTTAG
- the cccB gene encoding cytochrome c551 — protein sequence MKVKWLALVLGTSLTLAACGGNDDAADKEPASENNETTTAGAGDAAKIYENKCSSCHAVNLEGGVGPNLTKVGSKLSKEDIEKVIANGQGGMPKGIIQGKEASMVAEWLAGHK from the coding sequence ATGAAAGTGAAATGGTTAGCCTTAGTTCTGGGTACTTCTTTGACCTTGGCTGCATGCGGTGGGAACGATGATGCTGCAGATAAAGAGCCTGCAAGTGAAAATAATGAAACGACTACGGCAGGTGCCGGTGATGCCGCTAAAATTTATGAAAACAAATGTTCAAGCTGTCACGCGGTGAATCTTGAAGGCGGCGTGGGGCCGAATTTAACGAAGGTCGGTTCCAAGCTTTCGAAAGAAGACATCGAAAAAGTCATTGCGAATGGCCAAGGTGGAATGCCAAAAGGTATAATCCAGGGCAAAGAAGCGAGCATGGTCGCAGAATGGCTTGCTGGACATAAGTAA
- a CDS encoding YitT family protein, translating to MEYGLVIVGSAIIAIGFNVFLLPNQVASGGVSGISTILDSTLGWEPAYVLWGFNIPLFIAGLIILGRHFGAKSLIGTLFLPLVVFLTKDWDAWTNDALLGSICGGMMVGLGLGIVFRGKGSTGGTDLAAQIFHKYTHLSLGTCVAVIDGIIVLSAAIVFDIEKGLYALIGLYVTSKTIDLIQIGLNRSKMSLIITNKEMEVRDAIIHELDRGVTGISGYGGYTDDTRPILMCVIDQSEFTKLKQLVKPVDPKAFVIVMDASEVLGEGFKLD from the coding sequence ATGGAGTATGGATTGGTGATTGTCGGTTCGGCCATAATTGCCATTGGTTTTAATGTTTTCTTACTGCCTAACCAGGTTGCATCCGGAGGGGTCAGCGGGATTAGCACGATTCTCGATTCAACTCTCGGTTGGGAGCCGGCTTATGTACTTTGGGGTTTTAATATCCCTTTGTTCATTGCGGGGCTTATTATCCTTGGAAGACATTTCGGAGCCAAAAGCCTGATTGGAACCTTGTTTTTGCCTTTAGTGGTATTTCTGACAAAGGATTGGGATGCATGGACGAACGATGCATTGCTTGGTTCGATTTGCGGGGGGATGATGGTCGGACTTGGGCTGGGGATCGTCTTTCGCGGGAAGGGTTCCACAGGGGGGACCGATTTGGCGGCACAGATCTTCCATAAGTATACCCATCTGTCATTGGGGACATGTGTTGCTGTCATTGATGGAATCATCGTTTTAAGTGCTGCCATCGTCTTTGATATTGAAAAAGGGCTTTATGCTTTAATAGGGCTATATGTGACAAGCAAGACGATCGACCTCATCCAGATTGGATTGAACCGGTCGAAGATGTCATTAATTATCACGAATAAAGAAATGGAAGTAAGGGATGCTATCATACATGAGCTGGACCGGGGTGTAACAGGCATATCCGGGTATGGCGGCTATACGGATGATACTCGTCCGATTTTGATGTGCGTAATAGACCAGTCGGAATTCACCAAATTGAAACAATTGGTGAAACCCGTTGACCCTAAAGCGTTTGTAATTGTAATGGACGCATCGGAGGTACTCGGGGAGGGTTTTAAACTGGATTGA
- the prfB gene encoding peptide chain release factor 2 (programmed frameshift) encodes MELAEIRNELERTAQRLTDFRGLFDLDEKEARIAQLENEMTHPDFWNDQQKAQNVINETNALKEQVNQLSELNESYENLDLTYELVKEENDQELLAELEEEITILSQKMNDFELQLLLSEEYDSKNAILELHPGAGGTESQDWGSMLLRMYTRWGEKRGFKVETLDYLPGDEAGIKSVTLIFKGHNAYGYLKAEKGVHRLVRISPFDSSGRRHTSFVSCEVMPEFDETINIEVRTEDLKIDTYRASGAGGQHINTTDSAVRITHIPTNTVVTCQNERSQIKNKAQAMNMLKAKLYQREIEQQQAELDEIRGEQKEIGWGSQIRSYVFHPYSMVKDHRTSAETGNLGAVMDGDIDMFIDAYLRSKL; translated from the exons ATGGAATTAGCAGAAATAAGAAATGAACTTGAACGGACAGCGCAACGATTAACGGACTTTAGG GGTCTCTTTGACTTAGATGAAAAAGAGGCACGAATCGCACAGCTTGAAAATGAGATGACACATCCCGATTTTTGGAATGATCAGCAAAAAGCACAAAATGTCATCAATGAAACGAATGCTTTGAAAGAGCAAGTCAATCAATTGTCCGAACTGAATGAATCATATGAAAATCTGGATTTGACATATGAATTAGTGAAAGAGGAGAATGATCAAGAACTTTTGGCTGAGCTGGAAGAAGAAATCACGATTCTTTCGCAAAAGATGAATGACTTTGAACTTCAACTTTTACTAAGTGAAGAATATGATTCGAAAAATGCCATTCTCGAACTGCATCCAGGTGCAGGCGGAACGGAGTCCCAGGATTGGGGTTCCATGCTGCTTCGCATGTATACAAGATGGGGTGAAAAAAGAGGTTTCAAAGTGGAAACCCTTGATTACCTTCCAGGTGATGAAGCTGGAATCAAGAGTGTCACTTTAATTTTCAAAGGACATAATGCCTATGGTTATTTGAAAGCGGAAAAAGGGGTACACCGTCTTGTCCGGATTTCTCCTTTCGATTCCTCAGGGAGACGCCATACTTCATTCGTTTCATGTGAAGTCATGCCGGAATTCGATGAGACGATCAATATAGAAGTACGCACGGAAGATTTGAAAATCGATACGTACCGGGCAAGTGGTGCAGGTGGTCAGCATATCAATACAACGGACTCCGCAGTCCGGATCACCCATATACCTACGAACACCGTGGTAACATGCCAAAACGAGAGATCTCAAATCAAAAACAAGGCCCAGGCCATGAATATGCTGAAAGCCAAATTGTATCAACGTGAAATTGAACAGCAACAAGCGGAATTGGATGAAATCCGTGGTGAGCAAAAGGAAATTGGCTGGGGAAGCCAAATTCGTTCTTATGTATTCCACCCGTATTCCATGGTTAAGGATCACCGTACTAGTGCGGAGACCGGAAACTTGGGAGCAGTCATGGATGGGGATATCGATATGTTCATTGATGCGTACTTGCGTTCAAAATTATAA
- the secA gene encoding preprotein translocase subunit SecA yields MLNILNKVFDPNKREIKRLEKIADQVEALADGTAALSDEQLRAKTDEFKERYQNGETVDDLLVEAFAVAREGAKRALGLYPYRVQIMGGASLHDGNISEMKTGEGKTLTSTMPVYLNALTGKGVHVVTVNEYLAHRDATEMGVLYDFLGLTVGLNLNSHSKEEKQAAYNADITYSTNNELGFDYLRDNMVLYKEQMVQRPLHFAVIDEVDSILIDEARTPLIISGSAQKSAQLYIQANAFVRTLKKETDYTYDEKTKGVQLTEDGMNRAEKAFNIDNLFDINHVTLNHHINQALKAHVSMHLDVDYVVQEGEIVIVDQFTGRLMKGRRYSEGLHQAIEAKEGLEIQNESMTLATITFQNYFRMYEKLSGMTGTAKTEEEEFRNIYNMNVIAIPTNRNIIRDDRADLIYATTDGKFKAVVEDIAERHQKGQPVLVGTVAIETSEVISAYLSKKGIPHDVLNAKNHEREAEIIANAGNQGSVTIATNMAGRGTDIKLGEGVKELGGLAVIGTERHESRRIDNQLRGRSGRQGDPGVTQFYLSMEDELMRRFGSDNMKNMMARLGMDDSQPIQSKMVTRAVESAQKRVEGNNFDSRKQLLQYDDVLRQQREIIYKQRFDVMESENLREIVETMITASIERNVVAFAPMGDEEGWNLQGLVDYLNGNLFNEGSITVAELEGKNESELVEFILAKVKESYDQKEEELSEEQMREFEKVIVLRAVDSKWMDHIDAMEQLRQGIHLRAYGQIDPLREYQSEGFAMFEAMIASMEDEVAKYIMKAEIRNNLERKEVIQGQAVNPKEEDGGKVKKAPARKKEDVGRNALCPCGSGKKYKNCHGNLG; encoded by the coding sequence ATGCTTAATATATTAAATAAAGTTTTTGATCCGAACAAGCGAGAAATCAAACGTTTAGAAAAAATCGCCGATCAGGTCGAAGCACTGGCTGATGGGACGGCTGCACTATCGGATGAACAGTTGCGTGCCAAAACGGATGAGTTTAAAGAGCGCTATCAAAATGGGGAAACCGTTGATGATTTGCTTGTCGAGGCTTTTGCGGTTGCGCGTGAAGGTGCAAAGCGTGCTCTGGGCTTATATCCTTACCGTGTTCAAATCATGGGTGGGGCATCCCTTCATGATGGAAATATCTCCGAAATGAAAACAGGGGAAGGTAAAACCTTAACATCGACCATGCCTGTTTATTTAAACGCGCTTACCGGTAAAGGTGTACATGTCGTTACTGTCAATGAATACTTGGCACACCGTGATGCCACCGAGATGGGTGTATTGTATGATTTCCTTGGTTTGACCGTCGGATTGAATTTGAACAGTCATTCTAAAGAAGAAAAGCAGGCGGCTTACAATGCGGATATTACGTACAGTACGAATAATGAGTTAGGTTTTGATTATCTTCGTGACAATATGGTGTTATATAAAGAACAGATGGTACAGCGCCCGCTGCACTTTGCTGTCATTGATGAGGTCGATTCGATTTTGATCGATGAGGCGAGAACGCCATTGATCATTTCCGGTTCCGCACAAAAATCGGCTCAGCTTTATATCCAGGCCAATGCGTTTGTGAGAACCTTAAAAAAAGAAACGGACTACACATATGATGAAAAGACAAAAGGTGTACAGCTGACGGAAGATGGGATGAATCGGGCTGAAAAAGCGTTTAATATCGATAATTTGTTCGATATTAATCACGTTACTTTGAATCATCATATAAATCAGGCGTTAAAGGCGCATGTTTCCATGCATTTGGATGTGGATTATGTGGTCCAGGAAGGCGAGATAGTCATCGTTGACCAATTCACTGGCCGTTTGATGAAAGGCCGCCGTTACAGTGAAGGTCTCCACCAGGCGATCGAAGCGAAAGAAGGACTTGAAATTCAAAATGAAAGCATGACTCTTGCGACGATTACATTCCAGAACTATTTCAGGATGTATGAAAAACTTTCAGGTATGACCGGTACAGCCAAAACGGAAGAAGAGGAATTCCGCAATATTTATAATATGAATGTCATTGCGATCCCGACAAACAGGAATATCATCAGGGATGACAGGGCAGATCTTATATACGCGACGACTGATGGGAAATTCAAGGCTGTTGTGGAAGATATCGCCGAGCGTCATCAAAAGGGTCAGCCAGTGCTTGTCGGTACGGTTGCCATCGAAACATCTGAAGTCATTTCCGCCTATTTATCCAAAAAAGGAATCCCTCACGATGTTTTGAATGCCAAGAACCATGAGCGTGAAGCGGAAATCATTGCGAATGCAGGTAATCAGGGCTCAGTTACGATTGCTACGAACATGGCAGGGCGCGGTACGGATATCAAGCTTGGTGAAGGTGTCAAGGAGCTTGGAGGCCTTGCCGTCATCGGCACGGAACGTCATGAAAGCAGGCGTATAGATAACCAGCTGCGTGGTCGGTCAGGCCGTCAGGGAGACCCGGGGGTCACTCAATTCTATTTATCAATGGAAGATGAATTGATGCGCCGCTTCGGTTCGGATAACATGAAAAACATGATGGCACGCCTTGGAATGGATGATTCCCAGCCAATTCAGAGTAAAATGGTGACAAGGGCCGTTGAATCCGCACAGAAACGGGTCGAGGGCAATAACTTCGATTCACGTAAGCAATTACTGCAGTATGATGATGTTCTCCGTCAACAACGGGAAATTATATATAAACAGCGTTTCGATGTCATGGAAAGTGAAAACTTACGTGAGATCGTCGAAACGATGATTACGGCATCCATCGAGCGAAATGTTGTCGCGTTTGCACCGATGGGTGATGAGGAAGGCTGGAATTTACAAGGCCTTGTGGATTACCTGAATGGTAACCTATTTAATGAAGGTTCAATCACTGTAGCTGAATTGGAAGGAAAAAATGAATCGGAGTTGGTTGAGTTCATTTTAGCGAAAGTGAAAGAAAGCTATGACCAAAAAGAAGAAGAGCTATCTGAAGAACAAATGCGTGAATTCGAAAAAGTAATCGTTCTTCGTGCAGTCGATAGTAAGTGGATGGACCATATTGATGCAATGGAGCAATTGCGCCAAGGGATCCACCTTCGTGCTTATGGCCAGATCGATCCGTTACGTGAATATCAATCTGAAGGTTTCGCAATGTTTGAAGCCATGATTGCTTCAATGGAAGATGAAGTCGCCAAATACATCATGAAGGCAGAAATCCGCAACAATTTGGAGCGTAAGGAAGTCATACAAGGTCAAGCGGTCAATCCGAAGGAAGAAGACGGGGGGAAAGTGAAAAAAGCCCCTGCCCGTAAAAAGGAAGACGTTGGCCGAAACGCGTTATGCCCATGCGGCAGCGGTAAAAAATATAAGAATTGCCATGGCAATTTAGGCTAA
- a CDS encoding helix-turn-helix domain-containing protein, with protein MIGERVKKLREEKKMSMTELADKAGVAKSYLSSLERNLQTNPSIQFLEKISAVLNIPVDALLYDAPNKETLDNDWMKIVEEAMNSGVSKQQFREFIEFNKWRKDKEE; from the coding sequence ATGATTGGTGAACGTGTAAAAAAACTGCGAGAAGAAAAGAAAATGTCGATGACTGAACTTGCCGATAAAGCGGGTGTGGCAAAGTCTTATTTAAGTTCGCTCGAGCGGAACTTACAAACGAATCCTTCTATTCAATTTCTTGAAAAAATCTCCGCCGTACTTAACATTCCTGTCGATGCCCTGCTTTATGATGCACCAAATAAGGAAACTTTGGACAATGACTGGATGAAAATCGTTGAGGAAGCCATGAATTCAGGTGTTTCAAAACAACAATTCAGGGAATTCATCGAGTTTAATAAATGGAGAAAAGATAAAGAAGAGTAG
- a CDS encoding anti-repressor SinI family protein, protein MANVAMDQEWVKLISEARSLGFKKEEISAFLKKESLEVTFEENDGK, encoded by the coding sequence GTGGCTAATGTGGCAATGGATCAAGAATGGGTGAAATTGATTTCAGAAGCAAGGAGCTTGGGTTTCAAAAAAGAGGAAATCAGTGCTTTTTTGAAAAAGGAAAGCCTTGAGGTAACATTTGAGGAGAACGATGGAAAATAG
- the hpf gene encoding ribosome hibernation-promoting factor, HPF/YfiA family, with amino-acid sequence MNYNVRGENIEVTPAIREYVEKKIGKLERYFNNTPDANVLVNLKVNNNTSKVEVTIPMQNLVLRAEEENADMYAAIDLINDKLERQIRKHKTKVNRKFRNNLSTTPDAFAFNTDVDEVVDEFEDDNDIEVVRNKRFDLKPMDSEEAILQMNMLGHSFFVYTNADTNTTNVVYRRKDGRYGLIEPS; translated from the coding sequence ATGAATTACAACGTACGCGGTGAAAACATTGAGGTAACTCCAGCAATTCGAGAATACGTCGAAAAGAAAATTGGCAAGTTAGAAAGATATTTTAACAATACACCAGATGCAAATGTGTTAGTGAATTTAAAAGTGAACAATAATACATCTAAGGTCGAAGTGACGATTCCCATGCAGAATTTGGTTCTTCGCGCTGAAGAGGAAAATGCGGATATGTATGCTGCCATTGATTTGATCAATGATAAGCTTGAGCGCCAAATTCGTAAACATAAAACGAAGGTCAATCGTAAGTTCCGGAACAATCTATCGACTACACCCGATGCATTCGCCTTCAATACGGATGTTGACGAAGTGGTGGATGAATTCGAAGACGATAATGATATTGAAGTGGTCCGCAATAAGCGCTTTGATTTAAAGCCGATGGACAGTGAAGAGGCTATTTTACAAATGAATATGCTTGGTCACAGTTTCTTCGTTTACACGAATGCGGATACGAATACAACGAACGTAGTGTACCGCCGAAAAGATGGACGCTATGGGTTGATTGAACCTAGTTAA
- a CDS encoding flagellar protein FlgN — MKANDTEAITALLISEQKHIKAIGQTDKERERAVGEFLAANGMAGQPASIHTVTELTGPEDTEVLAMLKAELIDEVAKLKERNGLNQQLIYQSLQFISVSLDILRPRNQPFGFQTVFMLNIFKFSVNNIGLIFSL; from the coding sequence TTGAAAGCGAATGATACCGAGGCGATTACTGCCCTGCTGATTTCGGAACAAAAGCATATTAAAGCCATCGGTCAAACGGATAAGGAAAGGGAAAGGGCAGTCGGGGAATTTCTTGCAGCCAATGGAATGGCGGGACAGCCTGCCTCCATCCATACCGTGACGGAACTGACAGGACCTGAAGATACGGAAGTCCTTGCAATGCTAAAAGCGGAATTGATTGATGAAGTGGCAAAGCTGAAGGAGAGGAACGGTTTAAATCAGCAATTGATCTATCAGTCCCTTCAATTCATCAGTGTCTCTTTGGATATTCTGAGACCGCGGAACCAGCCGTTTGGATTCCAAACGGTTTTTATGTTAAATATTTTTAAATTTTCTGTAAATAATATAGGCTTAATTTTTTCTTTATAG
- the flgM gene encoding flagellar biosynthesis anti-sigma factor FlgM: MKINNVGMTGVNPYKLQATKTGNIKESKVKSSDKVEISSEAKEMQQSSPILAARQAKVDELKIQVEKGNYKLNAQATAKGLIDFYRK; this comes from the coding sequence ATGAAAATCAATAACGTAGGTATGACAGGTGTTAACCCTTATAAACTACAAGCCACTAAAACGGGGAATATCAAAGAGTCCAAGGTCAAATCCTCGGATAAAGTAGAAATTTCTTCAGAGGCAAAAGAAATGCAGCAATCATCCCCGATTCTTGCTGCAAGACAAGCAAAAGTGGACGAATTGAAAATCCAAGTTGAAAAAGGAAATTATAAATTGAATGCACAAGCAACGGCAAAGGGTCTCATCGATTTTTACCGGAAATGA
- a CDS encoding ComF family protein, with protein MNRCLVCDDGMSRALTWRSLLKRAEARAICEVCEGKLNRITGKTCSMCSRELDGEYMTSDLCLDCSRWERDGEWGGFLSMNISLFHYNEHLKDIIAKYKYRGDYALAEVFAPFLKERLKDMEFDLVTAIPLSHERLRERGFNQGQALADLIGLHTVETLTRIHTEKQSKKSRQERISLPQVFQVMQSDLLEHKSILIIDDIYTTGTTLRHAAKALIMAGAKEVSSITLAR; from the coding sequence ATGAATAGATGTCTTGTTTGTGATGATGGAATGAGTCGGGCATTGACATGGAGGAGCTTGCTTAAGCGGGCCGAGGCAAGGGCAATCTGCGAAGTATGTGAGGGGAAACTTAATAGGATTACCGGAAAGACATGTTCAATGTGCTCAAGGGAGTTGGACGGGGAATATATGACCAGTGACCTCTGTCTGGATTGTTCAAGATGGGAAAGGGATGGTGAATGGGGAGGCTTTTTGTCGATGAACATATCTCTATTTCATTATAATGAACACTTAAAAGATATTATTGCTAAATATAAGTACCGGGGGGATTATGCATTAGCTGAGGTTTTCGCCCCTTTTTTGAAAGAAAGGTTAAAAGACATGGAATTTGACCTAGTAACGGCCATCCCGCTTAGTCATGAACGGCTTAGGGAGCGGGGATTCAACCAAGGGCAGGCTTTGGCAGATCTCATTGGACTTCACACGGTTGAGACCTTGACCAGAATACATACGGAAAAACAATCAAAAAAATCACGGCAAGAGAGAATCTCATTACCGCAGGTTTTTCAGGTCATGCAATCTGATTTGCTGGAGCATAAATCTATTTTGATCATCGATGACATTTACACGACAGGCACAACTCTCAGGCATGCAGCGAAAGCATTGATAATGGCTGGGGCCAAAGAAGTATCATCCATCACCCTGGCTAGGTGA